A region of Drosophila mauritiana strain mau12 chromosome 3L, ASM438214v1, whole genome shotgun sequence DNA encodes the following proteins:
- the LOC117141630 gene encoding uncharacterized protein LOC117141630 isoform X1, with protein sequence MATETFLDLTYERGKVSKRSLRPKLLKLTDVTIPHRSRKKNKVKTKDRSATSVRERIYDDPAYTEDISHLANPMRRSSISGKSFLEHKTRSDTGGQPSSSSLLTKNQLTQELHQYVPGKQAKIKQHHTGTIASGSTAISINYECDSSSTDNEAQEPIQTKGGMTRRVRSLERNLAAAGSERAEKKGTQKRTSKQKRNLSLDNNRHQAAGHPKREAGAVAKVGHDADTRVRKERNRKPYGEMGPGGGVPTEVSELDDGYSARGSAQSSACTLPADAAADAAKVAIGKRFLRGEIGIKSFNYYLLKEGLKSSKKLVDQQRTPAGSGCVESPLKAEKRHCRSEENIYEEIFFKDTANAVSSSATGVATGMAMPVALTMCDQETHSLEKGAHPHGISATNPAFADCEFCMEQCSKENCEYCLAQVEQVASKKLKAGQTQEEQYLNQGHRKENTMDSRPSGSGVEVPTAHILEFQSYNPNNPGVYKIETTPVAITGDYNPILQFQQSSATTSTSATTTPSEPQIYGGYYLPHANQRPYHSPAVNSQLPNHYAVGGSLLLAQVTGATQGSATPPRRPQQHFIVGYQNGGGLSAGAASLQRFNTKSSSSSDSLPYHKYNTMARLEANVLAAPATGDLYYAVSGTQPLHPLMYAANRPIGGSQILVDPYDPQMYKSDSKASILSEFSLRSSDNSQRYARHPHRRHGGRVSDSSLFSVYSNSGQRRYFGSSEGRFGYDCRRCSLDGVIGMSTATGGSMMAPDKCSYSDNCRFECRNCDCSSNYFSSDFDDVYGSIARGGSSGIPRKTAAGTLPSSTQDDHVERLETPPASMEQQQYADLKQNKYAQDFFKHVNDVKRSIYQSEMKRNNSLESSRSGPRAGGSTISNAKGSPKRAASQETRLVTTLPLSRSRLSAGVKPTPAPRTSLQAQNPLPETTVAKDPTPSKRKSQPTVRREYPSLDRLVASTTGTIPKKNSRSITAASLQSPKLTQKTRSEAPEKKVAPEDQLPLPPSGKRHHRTGASKTNPNASCSSLRRKDIPAPPPPSPATYSDLQELKANMEGFRDDTKSRSLECDANDLTADDNSNKTQKKSLSGPPDPITEAPIGATDAGAVETDDNDVFYDARSEDSGGGILPLNTGDISKKSLSHMATFTRAATNENRKGAFDNEVAHSAEDDDSPSPAALAPEGREQASSIAGRPKGNGNSKITTTPSCELGSSAEAESKLDSAALCRPRPRPRQPSPHLPPECTDTGGAGDEQASKTKHEKKTPAEAPRQHVGPTCSEGQRTAAPATNVARALSTTTNAGNTSASNSVLELELSCKTGNTDSETPAVAHSDPTSDVPACGTAENPTHLRALTRQDYACIDSSEAQSDDSHLTRDSITRESQNDELSSSTLEKLDVSTLPLPALPKRRRTRSRTSPSKHRQQQQQQQQQRHEAIEDAKAVDASTAAAGQQHPKPRQGAASPESQKPEISGPKNNAAGQQQKQPQSQQQQTHLSAFQQYVAKRRESLEASNRCFNEKLEARRMHYHMGGSAANGNATASHLTAGSNGVPTYLFGENFYGVPGTGRKSISPATKKEEIFLNKSGWVQVNTRRGGNKDDNGGGYRSLSYAQQNGGGRVAAMLTDPGRRSDLARQSFILQHQQQHQLQQQHQSNMSMTEPKFVGSKVEELIQRNEARLSGCSIREPSLRPGHRIIDPQLANILNERPGFLPVKGPNDLDSPLTPILSPPPAFQDNSRSARRQERRNPGRQQGPLPLPVPFRSQPQMDPQNPINGSAKGMVFSRSFEYDTRRHTPTDSYVETFSRSFDGNLSDRLLNLAVLAGQRERSPNFSTLTGNSPNYLTKRESGGGSSGSLRSRDSSPKYLHPQTTTAYLNAAVKEAPPVYSVPTGSQAKYSPRSRFERTAERSKTHALGRSRKSQFSRVGSAGPLLAHPNTANVGVSRFRSFDTSKSQRLNSCDSGARSDLSNDELDNEDGGLNDFLSAGSHKFPKIGTNSVSVSPFKMQRQRSLTPDRNDSHSSTSSLRKQRSNTPESRSLTPEERRRKGSQLSLGGARQSSSSRSNTFEGRQRHEDKTPPNISRSSSSSSYSGGESHEPLNGTGVTTVTPSAAISGSGSTSHRRALTAKQAEQEHRIRRSRSLQLTERSPSRAHKSIVNVGALVPQQRSVGVPYQQSRVPGGGVFPPTIRTSPAGAKIHVNSPAPPNNSVRVRQNDTDKARSFDFDYNNFSRGGGAKGSSRTAHTSGSGGDSGSNQNLRVERESRSFDDEICEAVLNNNNGSNGSVSGLRFLQPATDSGQVSMASTSSSRLRKSNSPVSASGMEATRSPQSSGSSSNNLHQQARQSGSPQSYGTRLCDHELTYEMLRKSPIMNFRRGDSGDYELPVMLRNRETINSGGNSELNFMSNETRIYEHPTTVLKSQRSLRQSPGSRDDLNLEVAVGVGGDYIYRQPANQPRSSSVKAEYFATATTKSCTKTLDTCDYWPRCAACQHKSASGELKKGPSASGKPSTVLDNVQPHVTSVIVNEDNAVPGPQLRSLEKSNPSWTFLCSGIASICQPAEQTETDHSTAQEAAKEDIVIRKVITNKSRRTGRSRSLPSVMLRRLYLEGMPKPGSNEMGTTSDCAATLSQQIKAVSSPTLSEPCLEEQPQKGTESTDVANTGSSAGSGGLGVLQKFKRTLNNFNNKNQMHISPLSPAAVGNNVPKTKTSPTTPTASIAPMITTTTAGDPGSEAGDSSSGKYRFGPLIWRSSKERRKTKYNRRDKCNSGDSGIQIELEQDEQYSRAMAVSRQDEPRAFALTNGSCGVALSKMRAIRRTNSAKASSILGPFIVKTKIARHLNIGESDKAERKAPESLPTRSLSQPNGLESYGMGRPDLEDSDSDSVASNEEAVSFYPTTYAEVLYNFTAGGPQELGLERGMLIEILRKEVGPWWFGRIKKEETNLVEDILGPELGWFPKEFVRIIHCPETDNFFIAHRAAADEAAAEEAKALAEEGSVPVPVAAFAEDTDVTVTTDQSNVTLIVIESPPTPSAPSVDFVAQPDHSTIIRRSAVRELLDTEVNYVKLLAAICDGYLPAMSKRIDIFSPNSIRLIFSNITAIYKFQRKFLEALRRGIEQNQVAKVFLKMHKGFLCYSTYCNAYPRALIELETYDRVKDARTILENCRESQNLAELPLSAHLLAPVQRICRYPLHLNEIIKSALEKGAKEGNDTDGAKSAGKTTDYEQLDVNELDIPDSQDTVNLALEAMRGITEAVNEGKRHSETIARHQASFQNFKGPPLHLHSARFFLQVDATRQKQNLWNSSYTLFLFDNQLVYCKRDIIKRSHFIYKGRIFLDRCRVVNVRDGKMFGHTIKNSLRIYSESRDKWYDFSFRSANRKHRFLSTLALERQFGGKALYVSEMTGFEYNYEERPGDYSDQSDYDAQDFELATAVTSGESSLPESPAKSTSRLCETLPKKSQSRDGISSAENSQIVSTTSTGSLGRRHFGNWFRKPKSANCTPSQSPTHKPSFDADATLTEARVAAMELAEAAAALVPTDSSSA encoded by the exons ATGGCAACTGAAACGTTTCTGGACCTGACTTATGAGAGGGGCAAGGTGTCCAAGAGGTCACTGCGACCAAAGCTATTAAAATTGACAGATGTGACGATACCGCACCGAAGTCGGAAGAAAAACAAAGTTAAG ACCAAAGACCGATCAGCCACATCCGTGCGCGAGAGGATCTATGATGATCCTGCCTACACAGAGGACATAAGCCACTTGGCGAATCCCATGCGTCGCAGTAGCATTTCCGGGAAATCCTTTTTGGAACACAAAACGAGGTCAGATACGGGCGGCCAGCCATCATCCAGCAGCCTACTGACCAAGAACCAGCTGACCCAGGAGCTGCATCAGTATGTGCCAGGAAAGCAGGCCAAGATCAAACAACACCATACAGGCACAATAGCTTCCGGCAGCACCGCCATCAGCATAAACTACGAATGTGATTCGAGCAGCACCGACAACGAGGCCCAGGAACCAATCCAAACCAAAGGTGGTATGACCCGCAGGGTGCGCAGCTTAGAGCGCAATCTGGCCGCCGCGGGCTCCGAAAGGGCGGAAAAGAAGGGAACTCAGAAGCGCACCTCGAAGCAAAAGCGGAATCTTAGCCTGGACAACAATCGCCATCAGGCCGCAGGGCATCCGAAGCGGGAGGCGGGAGCTGTTGCTAAGGTCGGCCACGATGCTGATACACGAGTCCGCAAAGAGCGAAATCGGAAGCCCTACGGCGAGATGGGGCCGGGTGGTGGTGTCCCAACCGAAGTCAGTGAGTTAGATGACGGGTACTCTGCTCGCGGTTCCGCTCAGAGTTCCGCCTGCACCTTACCGGCAGATGCAGCCGCCGACGCGGCGAAAGTTGCTATTGGCAAACGGTTCCTGCGCGGCGAGATTGGAATTAAAAGCTTTAACTACTATCTGCTTAAGGAGGGCTTAAAGAGCTCCAAAAAACTAGTGGACCAACAGCGAACCCCAGCTGGCAGTGGCTGTGTGGAGTCACCTCTGAAGGCCGAAAAACGACATTGCCGCAGCGAGGAAAACATCTACGAGGAGATCTTCTTTAAGGACACGGCCAACGCGGTGAGCTCGTCGGCAACAGGAGTAGCCACCGGCATGGCGATGCCCGTTGCTCTGACAATGTGTGATCAAGAGACGCACAGCCTGGAAAAAGGAGCTCATCCGCATGGAATAAGCGCCACCAATCCCGCATTTGCAGACTGCGAGTTTTGTATGGAGCAATGCAGCAAGGAAAACTGTGAATATTGCTTGGCCCAAGTTGAACAAGTAGCAAGTAAGAAACTGAAGGCTGGGCAAACACAGGAAGAGCAGTACCTCAACCAAGGACATAGGAAAGAGAACACTATGGATTCGCGGCCTAGTGGTTCGGGGGTCGAAGTGCCGACCGCCCATATACTAGAGTTCCAGTCGTACAACCCAAACAATCCAGGCGTTTACAAAATTGAGACGACTCCGGTGGCCATAACAGGAGACTATAACCCGATTCTACAATTCCAGCAGTCTTCTGCTACTACATCGACCTCAGCTACCACCACGCCAAGTGAACCCCAGATTTATGGTGGATACTACCTGCCCCATGCGAACCAGAGGCCATACCACTCGCCAGCTGTTAATAGCCAGCTGCCAAATCACTATGCCGTGGGTGGCAGTCTGCTCTTGGCCCAGGTCACGGGGGCCACTCAAGGGTCCGCCACTCCGCCTCGGCGACCCCAGCAGCACTTCATAGTGGGATATCAGAACGGAGGAGGTTTGTCCGCAGGCGCGGCTTCCTTACAGCGCTTTAACACGAAGTCCTCTTCCTCGAGCGACTCGCTTCCCTATCACAAATATAATACCATGGCGCGGCTGGAGGCAAATGTGTTAGCAGCTCCTGCCACTGGGGATCTTTACTATGCGGTCAGTGGGACGCAGCCACTGCATCCGCTTATGTATGCTGCCAATAGACCCATTGGAGGATCCCAGATACTGGTGGATCCCTACGATCCGCAGATGTACAAGAGCGACTCAAAGGCATCCATTCTGAGCGAGTTCTCCCTTCGCAGCAGCGACAACTCTCAACGCTACGCTCGGCATCCTCATCGGCGACATGGCGGGCGCGTCAGTGATTCCAGTCTCTTTTCAGTGTACTCGAACTCTGGCCAAAGGCGGTACTTTGGGAGCTCGGAAGGCAGGTTCGGATACGATTGTAGACGCTGCAGTCTGGATGGGGTCATCGGAATGAGTACTGCGACTGGAGGGTCTATGATGGCTCCCGATAAGTGCAGCTACTCGGACAACTGCCGGTTCGAGTGCCGAAACTGCGACTGCTCGTCAAATTACTTTAGCTCAGACTTCGATGATGTTTACGGATCAATAGCGCGGGGAGGGAGCAGCGGAATCCCGCGGAAAACTGCAGCAGGGACACTGCCATCTAGCACACAAGACGATCACGTTGAGCGACTGGAAACCCCACCAGCGTcgatggagcagcagcagtacgCGGACCTAAAACAGAACAAGTACGCCCAAGATTTCTTTAAGCATGTTAACGACGTAAAACGTAGCATTTACCAGTCGGAAATGAAGAGAAACAATAGCTTGGAGTCCTCAAGGAGTGGTCCAAGAGCTGGCGGCAGCACAATAAGCAATGCCAAAGGAAGTCCCAAGCGGGCCGCCTCACAGGAAACTAGACTGGTAACTACTCTTCCGCTAAGCAGGAGTCGGCTTTCTGCCGGGGTAAAGCCCACACCTGCACCAAGGACCAGTCTCCAGGCACAGAATCCTTTACCGGAGACTACCGTCGCAA AAGATCCCACGCCTAGCAAGCGAAAAAGTCAACCAACTGTCCGGAGAGAGTATCCCTCCTTGGACAGGCTCGTTGCGTCTACCACGGGCACCATTCCGAAGAAGAACAGCAGGAGCATAACAGCGGCCAGCTTACAAAGTCCGAAGCTGACGCAAAAAACTAGATCAGAGGCTCCCGAAAAGAAGGTTGCACCTGAAGATCAGTTGCCGCTGCCTCCGTCCGGCAAACGACACCATCGCACAGGCGCATCGAAGACAAATCCAAACGCTTCCTGTTCCAGCCTACGCAGGAAAGACATTCCGGCTCCACCTCCGCCTTCTCCCGCTACATATTCCGACCTCCAGGAGCTGAAGGCCAATATGGAGGGTTTCCGAGACGATACTAAGTCTCGAAGCTTGGAGTGCGACGCCAACGATCTTACGGCTGACGATAATTCCAATAAAACTCAGAAGAAGAGTCTCAGCGGACCACCGGATCCAATAACGGAAGCCCCAATCGGAGCCACGGATGCAGGTGCAGTGGAGACTGACGACAACGACGTCTTCTATGATGCACGCAGCGAGGATTCTGGCGGTGGTATCTTGCCCTTGAATACCGGTGATATTTCGAAAAAG AGTCTATCCCACATGGCGACATTCACACGGGCAGCAACAAACGAAAATCGCAAAGGCGCCTTTGACAACGAAGTGGCGCACTCTGCCGAGGATGATGATTCCCCGTCTCCCGCCGCCCTTGCGCCAGAGGGGCGTGAGCAGGCGTCCTCCATCGCGGGCAGACCAAAAGGGAATGGCAACAGTAAAATAACCACAACCCCAAGCTGCGAGCTCGGGAGCTCGGCCGAAGCGGAGAGCAAGCTGGACTCCGCCGCACTCTGCCGACCCCGACCACGACCTCGCCAACCGTCTCCCCACCTCCCGCCCGAATGCACGGACACTGGGGGGGCTGGTGACGAACAggcaagcaaaacaaaacacgaaAAGAAGACTCCAGCAGAAGCCCCCAGGCAACATGTTGGACCAACATGTTCGGAGGGGCAGCGCACCGCCGCGCCAGCAACAAATGTTGCTCGCGCACTCTCAACAACCACCAACGCTGGCAACACGAGCGCCAGCAACAGCGTATTGGAGCTGGAGCTCAGTTGCAAGACGGGCAACACGGACAGCGAAACGCCAGCGGTAGCGCACAG TGACCCGACATCCGATGTGCCTGCCTGTGGGACAGCGGAGAATCCAACGCACCTAAGAGCACTGACACGCCAGGACTACGCCTGCATCGACTCGAGCGAGGCTCAATCGGACGACAGTCACCTGACACGCGACTCTATCACCAGGGAGTCGCAGAATGACGAGCTCTCCTCGTCGACTCTTGAGAAACTAGACGTTAGCACACTACCACTGCCCGCACTCCCCAAACGCCGCAGAACCCGCTCCCGCACCAGCCCCTCCAAGCAcaggcaacaacagcaacagcagcagcagcagcgtcaTGAAGCTATCGAAGATGCCAAAGCGGTTGATGCATCgaccgcagcagcaggacaaCAGCACCCCAAGCCACGTCAGGGAGCAGCCTCTCCAGAGTCCCAAAAGCCAGAAATAAGCGGCCCCAAGAACAACGCAGCCGGCCAACAGCAGAAGCAGCCGCAgtcgcaacagcagcagacaCACCTCTCCGCCTTCCAGCAGTACGTCGCCAAGCGAAGGGAGAGTCTGGAGGCGTCCAATCGTTGTTTCAACGAGAAGCTAGAGGCGCGCAGAATGCATTACCACATGGGTGGGAGCGCAGCAAATGGTAACGCAACCGCCTCCCATCTGACGGCTGGCTCCAATGGAGTGCCCACTTATCTGTTCGGTGAAAATTTCTATGGAGTGCCCGGCACTGGACGTAAGTCCATATCTCCCGCCACCAAGAAGGAGGAAATATTTCTGAACAAGTCCGGATGGGTGCAGGTCAACACGAGGCGTGGGGGCAACAAGGATGACAATGGCGGGGGCTACCGAAGCCTCAGCTACGCCCAACAGAATGGTGGCGGACGTGTTGCGGCGATGCTGACGGATCCTGGGCGACGCTCAGACCTGGCACGACAGTCATTCATcctgcagcatcagcaacagcatcagctTCAGCAACAGCATCAATCCAATATGAGCATGACTGAGCCGAAGTTTGTTGGCTCCAAAGTAGAAGAGCTGATTCAAAGGAACGAAGCACGGTTAAGCGGCTGTTCCATACGGGAGCCTTCCCTGCGTCCGGGCCATCGGATTATCGATCCCCAGCTGGCGAACATCCTAAACGAACGGCCTGGCTTCTTGCCAGTGAAGGGTCCCAATGATCTCGATTCCCCCCTCACTCCAATTCTCTCGCCACCTCCCGCTTTCCAGGACAACAGCCGAAGTGCGCGGCGTCAGGAGAGGCGCAACCCAGGACGCCAGCAGGGTCCTCTGCCCCTGCCTGTGCCGTTCCGGTCGCAGCCCCAGATGGACCCTCAAAACCCCATTAATGGCTCCGCCAAAGGCATGGTATTTTCCCGTAGTTTCGAGTACGACACACGTCGCCACACGCCCACCGACAGCTACGTAGAGACGTTTTCCCGCAGCTTTGATGGAAACTTGTCGGATCGCCTGCTCAACCTGGCCGTTCTGGCAGGCCAGCGGGAACGGTCGCCGAACTTCAGCACCCTGACCGGCAACTCTCCGAACTACCTTACGAAACGGGAGAGCGGCGGCGGAAGCAGTGGCTCACTTCGCAGCCGTGACAGCTCGCCCAAGTATCTGCATCCGCAGACCACAACTGCTTACTTAAATGCCGCTGTCAAGGAGGCGCCTCCTGTCTACAGTGTCCCCACTGGCAGTCAGGCCAAGTATTCGCCGCGCTCCCGTTTCGAAAGGACTGCTGAGCGTTCCAAAACCCACGCCCTGGGACGTTCCCGTAAGTCCCAGTTCAGCCGCGTGGGCAGTGCCGGACCTCTGTTAGCGCATCCAAACACGGCGAATGTGGGAGTGTCTCGTTTCCGGAGCTTTGACACGTCCAAGAGCCAGCGCCTCAATTCGTGCGACAGCGGTGCGAGATCAG ATCTTTCCAACGATGAGCTGGACAATGAAGATGGCGGGTTGAACGACTTTCTATCCGCCGGCAGTCACAAGTTTCCTAAAATTGGAACGAATAGCGTCAGCGTATCGCCTTTTAAAATGCAACGCCAGAGATCCCTGACACCAGATCGGAATGACTCCCATAGCTCGACTAGCAGCTTACGGAAGCAAAGATCAAACACCCCTGAGTCCAGGTCTTTGACTCCCGAGGAACGGCGCAGAAAGGGGTCCCAGCTTTCCTTGGGCGGCGCCCGGCAAAGCTCCAGCTCGAGGAGCAACACGTTTGAGGGCCGCCAGCGGCACGAGGACAAAACCCCACCCAACATATCAcgcagctcctccagctccagctaCAGTGGTGGCGAGTCCCACGAGCCCCTTAATGGCACCGGCGTCACGACTGTTACACCCTCGGCCGCCATTTCCGGAAGTGGCTCCACCAGCCATCGACGCGCATTGACCGCGAAACAGGCGGAGCAGGAGCACCGCATTCGACGCTCGAG ATCGTTGCAACTAACCGAACGCTCTCCAAGCCGAGCGCACAAATCCATTGTTAACGTGGGTGCTCTGGTCCCGCAGCAGCGGTCGGTAGGTGTTCCCTATCAGCAGTCCCGTGTCCCAGGTGGGGGCGTTTTCCCCCCCACTATCCGAACCTCACCAGCGGGGGCAAAGATCCATGTCAATTCGCCTGCGCCACCCAACAACTCGGTGAGAGTGCGACAAAACGATACGGACAAGGCGCGCTCCTTCGACTTTGACTACAACAACTTCAGCCGTGGTGGAGGAGCAAAGGGTTCAAGTCGCACCGCCCACACTAGCGGCAGCGGAGGAGACAGCGGAAGCAATCAGAATCTGCGCGTGGAGAGGGAGTCCCGCTCCTTCGACGACGAAATTTGCGAAGCCGTgctcaacaacaacaacggcagcaacGGAAGTGTGAGTGGCCTGCGCTTCCTACAGCCTGCAACCGATTCCGGGCAGGTGTCAATGGCGTCCACGTCGTCTTCCCGTCTGCGCAAGTCCAACTCGCCTGTCAGCGCGTCTGGAATGGAGGCGACGCGGTCGCCACAGTCATCGGGATCCTCTTCCAACAATCTCCATCAGCAGGCGAGGCAATCGGGCAGTCCTCAGAGCTACGGGACGCGACTTTGCGACCACGAGCTGACTTACGAAATGCTACGAAAGTCGCCCATCATGAACTTCCGCCGTGGGGACAGCGGCGACTACGAACTGCCGGTGATGCTTCGGAATCGGGAAACCATCAACTCGGGGGGCAACAGTGAGCTCAACTTTATGAGCAATGAGACGCGAATCTACGAGCACCCTACAACCGTTCTAAAGTCACAGCGATCCCTCCGCCAAAGTCCGGGGTCTCGGGACGACCTTAACCTTGAGGTTGCAGTGGGAGTGGGAGGCGACTACATCTACAGGCAGCCGGCCAACCAGCCGCGTAGCAGCAG TGTTAAAGCGGAGTACTTTGCAACGGCAACGACGAAAAGTTGCACCAAAACTTTGGACACATGCGATTATTGGCCACGCTGCGCCGCCTGTCAGCATAAAAGTGCCTCGGGAGAACTCAAAAAAGGACCGTCTGCCTCCGGAAAACCCTCGACCGTGCTGGATAACGTGCAGCCCCATGTCACCTCAGTGATCGTTAATGAAGACAACGCAGTCCCGGGCCCACAGCTCCGAAGCCTGGAGAAATCCAATCCGTCATGGACCTTCCTTTGTAGCGGAATTGCCAGCATTTGCCAACCTGCGGAGCAGACGGAAACCGACCATAGCACTGCCCAGGAGGCGGCGAAGGAGGATATTGTCATCAG GAAGGTCATAACCAACAAAAGCCGCAGGACGGGACGTAGTCGTTCTCTGCCAAGTGTAATGCTGCGAAGACTTTATCTAGAAGG AATGCCAAAACCTGGAAGCAATGAAATGGGAACAACCAGTGACTGCGCTGCGACTTTG TCACAGCAAATAAAGGCGGTCTCCAGTCCAACGCTGTCCGAGCCGTGCTTAGAGGAGCAGCCACAAAAAGGAACTGAAAGTACGGATGTGGCTAACACAGGCAGCAGCGCCGGAAGTGGAGGCCTAGGCGTATTGCAGAAATTCAAACGCACCTTGAacaactttaacaacaaaaatcaaatgcaCATCTCTCCGCTATCACCAGCGGCAGTAGGTAACAATGTCCCAAAAACTAAGACATCGCCAACAACGCCGACCGCATCCATAGCACCTATGATAACGACGACCACAGCTGGCGATCCTGGGTCAGAGGCCGGCGATTCGAGCTCCGGAAAATACCGGTTTGGGCCCCTTATTTGGCGTTCTTCCAAAGAACGCCGTAAGACGAAGTACAACCGACGCGACAAGTGCAATTCTGGTGACTCAGGCATACAGATCGAACTAGAGCAGGATGAGCAATACTCCCGTGCGATGGCGGTGAGCCGCCAGGATGAGCCCCGCGCGTTTGCTTTAACCAATGGATCGTGTGGTGTCGCGCTCTCTAAAATGCGAGCCATACGTCGCACCAACTCTGCAAAGGCGAGCAGCATCCTTGGGCCCTTTATTGTTAAAACCAAAATAGCCAGGCATTTAAACATTGGAGAGTCTGACAAAGCTGAGCGCAAAGCGCCCGAGTCACTACCCACGCGATCGCTTAGTCAGCCGAACGGCCTAGAGTCCTACGGTATGGGTCGTCCCGATCTTGAGGATAGCGACAGCGATAGTGTCGCGTCAAACGAGGAAG CTGTAAGCTTCTACCCAACCACCTATGCGGAGGTGCTGTACAACTTCACGGCCGGCGGTCCTCAAGAACTAGGGCTAGAGAGAGGAATGCTTATAGAAATACTGCGCAAGGAAGTTGGACCCTGGTGGTTCGGCCGAATTAAGAAGGAGGAAACCAATCTGGTGGAAGACATATTGGGTCCTGAGCTGGGCTGGTTCCCCAAGGAGTTTGTGCGCATTATACACTGTCCAGAGACGGACAATTTCTTTATAGCGCACAGGGCTGCCGCTGATGAAGCGGCGGCTGAGGAAGCCAAAGCTCTTGCCGAGGAAGGGTCTGTTCCCGTTCCCGTTGCGGCATTTGCAGAGGACACAGACGTTACCGTCACCACAGACCAAAGCAACGTCACCCTTATAGTCATTGAATCACCACCAACTCCGAGTGCACCCAGTGTGGACTTTGTTGCCCAACCGGATCACAGCACGATCATACGCCGCAGTGCCGTTCGCGAACTGCTTGATACGGAGGTCAATTACGTAAAGCTCCTAGCAGCCATTTGTGATGG GTACCTGCCAGCTATGAGCAAGCGCATCGATATATTTTCGCCAAACAGTATTCGGCTTATCTTCTCCAACATAACGGCCATTTACAAGTTTCAGCGAAAGTTTCTTGAAGCCTTACGACGAGGAATAGAGCAAAACCAAGTTGCCAAAGTTTTCCTCAAAATG CATAAAGGTTTCCTATGCTACTCCACCTATTGTAACGCATACCCTCGAGCCCTAATAGAACTTGAGACCTACGATCGAGTAAAAGACGCCCGTACAATTCTTGAGAA CTGCCGCGAATCCCAAAACCTGGCCGAGCTGCCCCTCTCTGCTCACCTGCTGGCACCTGTGCAACGAATCTGCCGCTATCCCCTGCACCTCAACGAGATTATTAAGTCGGCATTGGAGAAGGGAGCCAAGGAAGGGAACGATACAGACGGTGCGAAGTCAGCTGGCAAGACAACTGACTATGAGCAACTTGATGTAAATGAACTAGACATACCCGACTCTCAAGATACTGTCAATTTGGCACTGGAAGCCATGCGCGGCATCACAGAAGCAGTCAATGAGGGCAAGCGCCACAGCGAGACGATTGCAAGGCATCAAGCCAGCTTCCAAAACTTTAAGGGACCGCCGCTGCACTTGCATAGTGCTCGCTTCTTCCTGCAAGTTGATGCCACGCGGCAGAAACAGAATCTGTGGAACAGCAGCTACACTCTGTTCCTTTTTGATAACCAGCTCGTTTACTGCAAGCGAGATATTATTAAGCGGAGCCACTTCATCTACAAAGGACGCATATTTCTCGATCGGTGTCGCGTGGTAAACGTGAGGGATGGAAAAATGTTTGGGCACACCATTAAGAACTCCCTACGCATCTATAGCGAGTCTCGAGACAAGTGGTACGATTTTAGCTTCCGTTCCGCGAACCGCAAGCATCGCTTCCTAAGCACTCTCGCCCTGGAGCGCCAGTTTGGTGGTAAAGCTCTATACGTATCAGAGATGACTGGATTCGAGTACAATTACGAGGAGCGGCCGGGCGATTACTCAGACCAATCAGATTACGATGCACAAGATTTTGAATTAGCAACTGCGGTCACCAGTGGGGAGAGCTCACTGCCTGAGTCGCCGGCCAAATCTACGTCTCGCCTGTGTGAGACACTGCCAAAAAAATCGCAGTCCAGAGACGGAATATCCAGCGCTGAAAACTCTCAAATAGTCTCTACCACATCGACAGGTTCGCTAGGAAGGCGGCATTTTGGCAATTGGTTCCGCAAGCCAAAAAGCGCAAACTGCACTCCAAGTCAATCACCGACGCATAAGCCGAGCTTCGACGCAGACGCTACGCTCACGGAAGCCCGGGTTGCTGCGATGGAACTGGCTGAAGCCGCGGCCGCGCTGGTGCCAACGGACAGCTCCTCTGCTTAA